From the Solanum stenotomum isolate F172 unplaced genomic scaffold, ASM1918654v1 scaffold35169, whole genome shotgun sequence genome, one window contains:
- the LOC125852420 gene encoding zeatin O-glucosyltransferase-like: protein MTQVENHEFSKLKQDEVAIVMVPFPSQGHHNQLLQLSCLISSYQLPVYYVGLATHNHQARIQANTLNPSNIAKLHFHDLPNPELISSSNLETVWDVSMLLRDPIASFIRNISSKVKRVVVVHDPMMSYNVQDVSSLLNAESYIFNCISAFSCYIMMCLFLKISGQHEEELLNKLYSFEGVTTDEAMDLSDSQHPYMDIRSGDIHNTSKVIESKYIDLMEQAEISLNKKQWAIGPILPTKFNYISNISLDWLNKQPPRSVLYVSFGTTTSFSDRQIKELAMGLEQ, encoded by the coding sequence ATGACACAAGTAGAAAACCATGAATTTAGCAAACTGAAACAAGATGAAGTAGCTATAGTTATGGTTCCATTTCCATCTCAAGGCCATCATAACCAACTTCTCCAACTTTCATGTTTAATCTCCTCCTATCAACTTCCTGTCTACTATGTTGGATTGGCAACACATAATCATCAAGCCAGGATTCAAGCTAACACATTAAATCCTTCAAACATAGCCAAACTTCACTTCCATGACCTTCCAAATCCTGAACTAATATCCTCATCAAATCTTGAGACAGTATGGGATGTTTCTATGCTTCTTCGCGATCCCATTGCTTCTTTCATACGCAATATTTCATCAAAAGTAAAACGAGTCGTTGTTGTTCATGATCCTATGATGTCTTACAATGTTCAAGATGTTTCTTCTTTGCTCAATGCTGAATCCTATATATTTAACTGCATTTCAGCTTTCTCATGCTATATTATGATGTGcttatttttaaagatttctggCCAACATGAAGAAGAATTGCTTAATAAGCTATACTCCTTTGAAGGAGTTACAACAGATGAAGCTATGGACTTATCAGATTCTCAACATCCATATATGGATATTAGATCAGGTGATATCCATAATACAAGTAAAGTAATTGAAAGCAAGTATATTGATTTGATGGAACAAGCAGAAATTAGTCTGAACAAGAAACAATGGGCAATTGGACCTATTCTGCCGACTAAATTCAATTACATCTCGAATATAAGTTTGGATTGGCTGAACAAACAACCTCCAAGATCAGTTCTTTATGTATCTTTTGGAACAACAACTTCATTTTCTGATAGACAAATCAAGGAGCTTGCGATGGGATTAGAGCAGA